One Danio aesculapii chromosome 11, fDanAes4.1, whole genome shotgun sequence genomic region harbors:
- the LOC130237710 gene encoding hyccin 2 isoform X1: protein MLSSERSVVEEWLSEFKTLPDEQIHRYSGSLRLKKALVPALYAVIQEQPSSELLAPVCHQLFELYRSSEEGLRRFTLQFLPELIWVYLSHSASRERYRNGCVEALLLGIYNLEIVDSKGYGKLLSFTIPSLSKPSIYHEPSSLGSMALTEGALNQHDLIRVVYSGLLSQRETFTSQNRFEVLSFLMLCYNSAVVFMPASSHQSACRMSTRLCVSGYPRQQMKSWKEPCNRVRLEPEFMVQMLSAVYYAIYNGQWDLGREALDDILYRAQLDLHAQPLLVANAISRSLPSRPPEGSRNLLEVEVTPAGRCVSQAAVTAASIRRLRWKREDCFDFSTTAEFYASVTPSRYTPPTERADNPVPCGRIKCTIQLTLQGDADGVSCGEDSFDPDEGFSSGASSSSQPSSVKRDWIITGVRPSREPGARHRESTSADTRAALRSLHQRHQSPPPAVSLRTAECSRSPSPSAPRRFLDPHYIPPFAGAPPKASSTSSSKSLDCTGLNGSSGPTDSLSLGSLSADRAHYLSAISLQEERLGRSERSQDLLSPGSPFSSGSPLSKQSRSPSFNMQIISQV from the exons CTGCTGGCTCCAGTGTGTCATCAGTTGTTTGAGTTGTACCGGAGCTCAGAGGAGGGTTTGCGGCGTTTCACACTGCAGTTCCTGCCTGAACTCATCTGGGTGTACTTGAGTCATTCAGCCAGCAGAGAGCGATACCGCAATGGCTGTGTGGAGGCCTTGCTTTTGGGGATCTATAACCTG GAAATTGTGGACAGTAAAGGATATGGCAAGCTGCTGTCATTCACCATCCCTTCTCTTTCCAAGCCTTCAATATACCATGAG CCATCCAGCCTGGGGTCCATGGCGCTGACCGAAGGAGCGCTGAACCAGCATGACCTCATCCGAGTGGTGTACAGTGGTCTGCTGTCACAGCGAGAGACTTTCACCTCACAGAACAG GTTTGAGGTGCTGTCATTTCTAATGCTCTGCTACAACTCAGCCGTGGTCTTCATGCCTGCGTCGTCCCACCAATCGGCTTGCAGAATGAGCACACG GCTGTGTGTGAGCGGATACCCACGACAGCAGATGAAGTCCTGGAAGGAGCCTTGTAACCGTGTGCGATTGGAGCCAGAGTTTATGGTGCAGATGCTGAGTGCCGTTTACTATGCCAT TTATAATGGCCAGTGGGATCTGGGGAGAGAAGCTTTGGATGACATCCTCTACCGAGCACAGCTAGACCTCCATGCCCAACCATTACTG GTGGCAAATGCAATTAGCCGCTCTCTTCCATCCCGTCCTCCAGAGGGCTCACGGAATCTTCTGGAGGTGGAAGTAACGCCTGCTGGGAGATGCGTCTCTCAGGCTGCTGTCACTGCCGCCTCCATCCGCCGCCTCCGCTGGAAACGAGAAG ATTGTTTTGATTTCTCAACCACGGCTGAATTCTACGCCTCCGTCACCCCCAGCCGATACACTCCTCCCACGGAGCGAGCTGACAATCCTGTGCCATGCGGGCGGATAAAGTGCACCATTCAGCTAACCTTGCAAGGGG atgcAGACGGCGTGAGCTGTGGCGAGGACTCTTTTGACCCAGATGAAGGCTTTTCCTCTGGGGCTTCCAGCAGCAGTCAGCCTAGCAGTGTGAAACGTGACTGGATCATCACTGGCGTTCGACCTTCCAGAGAGCCAGGAGCCAGACACAGGGAGAGCACGTCCGCGGACACCCGAGCTGCCCTGAGAAGCCTCCACCAACGCCACCAGTCCCCTCCTCCAGCCGTCAGCCTCCGGACTGCAGAATGCAGCCGCAGTCCCAGTCCCAGCGCTCCCAGACGCTTTCTAGACCCACATTACATCCCTCCGTTCGCTGGTGCACCTCCCAAAGCCAGCAGCACATCTTCTAGCAAGTCTCTTGACTGTACCGGCCTCAACGGCTCATCAGGACCCACAGATAGCCTATCGCTGGGAAGCCTCAGTGCGGACAGGGCTCACTATCTGTCCGCCATCAGCCTGCAGGAGGAGCGTCTGGGCCGATCGGAACGCAGCCAGGATCTCCTTTCCCCAGGGAGTCCGTTCTCCTCTGGAAGCCCATTGTCCAAACAGTCCAGATCACCCAGTTTTAATATGCAGATTATATCACAGGTGTAG
- the LOC130237710 gene encoding hyccin 2 isoform X2, producing MLSSERSVVEEWLSEFKTLPDEQIHRYSGSLRLKKALVPALYAVIQEQPSSELLAPVCHQLFELYRSSEEGLRRFTLQFLPELIWVYLSHSASRERYRNGCVEALLLGIYNLEIVDSKGYGKLLSFTIPSLSKPSIYHEPSSLGSMALTEGALNQHDLIRVVYSGLLSQRETFTSQNRFEVLSFLMLCYNSAVVFMPASSHQSACRMSTRLCVSGYPRQQMKSWKEPCNRVRLEPEFMVQMLSAVYYAIYNGQWDLGREALDDILYRAQLDLHAQPLLVANAISRSLPSRPPEGSRNLLEVEVTPAGRCVSQAAVTAASIRRLRWKREDADGVSCGEDSFDPDEGFSSGASSSSQPSSVKRDWIITGVRPSREPGARHRESTSADTRAALRSLHQRHQSPPPAVSLRTAECSRSPSPSAPRRFLDPHYIPPFAGAPPKASSTSSSKSLDCTGLNGSSGPTDSLSLGSLSADRAHYLSAISLQEERLGRSERSQDLLSPGSPFSSGSPLSKQSRSPSFNMQIISQV from the exons CTGCTGGCTCCAGTGTGTCATCAGTTGTTTGAGTTGTACCGGAGCTCAGAGGAGGGTTTGCGGCGTTTCACACTGCAGTTCCTGCCTGAACTCATCTGGGTGTACTTGAGTCATTCAGCCAGCAGAGAGCGATACCGCAATGGCTGTGTGGAGGCCTTGCTTTTGGGGATCTATAACCTG GAAATTGTGGACAGTAAAGGATATGGCAAGCTGCTGTCATTCACCATCCCTTCTCTTTCCAAGCCTTCAATATACCATGAG CCATCCAGCCTGGGGTCCATGGCGCTGACCGAAGGAGCGCTGAACCAGCATGACCTCATCCGAGTGGTGTACAGTGGTCTGCTGTCACAGCGAGAGACTTTCACCTCACAGAACAG GTTTGAGGTGCTGTCATTTCTAATGCTCTGCTACAACTCAGCCGTGGTCTTCATGCCTGCGTCGTCCCACCAATCGGCTTGCAGAATGAGCACACG GCTGTGTGTGAGCGGATACCCACGACAGCAGATGAAGTCCTGGAAGGAGCCTTGTAACCGTGTGCGATTGGAGCCAGAGTTTATGGTGCAGATGCTGAGTGCCGTTTACTATGCCAT TTATAATGGCCAGTGGGATCTGGGGAGAGAAGCTTTGGATGACATCCTCTACCGAGCACAGCTAGACCTCCATGCCCAACCATTACTG GTGGCAAATGCAATTAGCCGCTCTCTTCCATCCCGTCCTCCAGAGGGCTCACGGAATCTTCTGGAGGTGGAAGTAACGCCTGCTGGGAGATGCGTCTCTCAGGCTGCTGTCACTGCCGCCTCCATCCGCCGCCTCCGCTGGAAACGAGAAG atgcAGACGGCGTGAGCTGTGGCGAGGACTCTTTTGACCCAGATGAAGGCTTTTCCTCTGGGGCTTCCAGCAGCAGTCAGCCTAGCAGTGTGAAACGTGACTGGATCATCACTGGCGTTCGACCTTCCAGAGAGCCAGGAGCCAGACACAGGGAGAGCACGTCCGCGGACACCCGAGCTGCCCTGAGAAGCCTCCACCAACGCCACCAGTCCCCTCCTCCAGCCGTCAGCCTCCGGACTGCAGAATGCAGCCGCAGTCCCAGTCCCAGCGCTCCCAGACGCTTTCTAGACCCACATTACATCCCTCCGTTCGCTGGTGCACCTCCCAAAGCCAGCAGCACATCTTCTAGCAAGTCTCTTGACTGTACCGGCCTCAACGGCTCATCAGGACCCACAGATAGCCTATCGCTGGGAAGCCTCAGTGCGGACAGGGCTCACTATCTGTCCGCCATCAGCCTGCAGGAGGAGCGTCTGGGCCGATCGGAACGCAGCCAGGATCTCCTTTCCCCAGGGAGTCCGTTCTCCTCTGGAAGCCCATTGTCCAAACAGTCCAGATCACCCAGTTTTAATATGCAGATTATATCACAGGTGTAG